TCTGCATAAAGACGATACTAATGGCTAAAATAACAGCTGTTAGGACAATCGACCCATAAAATGCCTTTTCTACTCTAGAGAAACGGCGAAAGCGGTCTTGCAGTACCTGTGTTCTTGTTCTTTCATCTTTTGCTGCCATATCAATTCCTCTTACTTGTGTATTTTTCGAGCAACCCGTAATTTTGCTGAATGGGATCGATTATTTTCCTCAAGCTCTTCTTCACTTGGCAAAATAGGTTTCCGGTTGACCAACTCCATCTTTGGTTTCAAATCATCCGGAATAAAGGGAAGTCCCTTTGGAACCTCAACCGTCGAAGCCTCTTTAAATAATTGTTTGGTCAATCGATCCTCTAACGAATGAAAGGTAATCACAGAAATACGACCATCAATGGCCAACAAATCCATGGCTTGCTGAATTGATTCATCTGCAGCTCCCAGTTCATCATTGACTTCGATACGAATGGCTTGGAAAATCTGTTTAGCAGGATGGCCCTTTTTCTTGAGTTCCTTAGCTGGTTTAGCAGATTTAATAATCTCTGCTAATTCAGTCGTTGTTTCAATCGGTTTAATTGCTCGTGCTTGCTCAATTTTCCGCGCAATTTGCTTGGAAAAATTATCCTCTCCATATTTGAAAAAAATACGGACTAGATCATGGTAATCGTAGCTATTAACGACCTCATAGGCTGTCAAGGAAGCTTCTTGATTCATCCGCATGTCCAGTGGCGCATCTTTCTTGTAAGAAAATCCGCGTTCCCGTTCATCTAACTGAGGACTAGACACACCTAGGTCATAACAGATCCCATCAATTTCAGTCACACCTAAGTCATTTAGACGTTCCTTCAAATGACGAAAGTTATCCTTAATGAAGGTCACCATGCCTTTCTCAATGAAAGGTGCCAATCGGATCTTAGCATTCTCAATCGCATGCTGATCTTGGTCAAAGGCATAAAGATGGCCCGATTCATTTAATTTTGTTAACAAATATTCGCTGTGGCCTGCCCCACCCAATGTGGCGTCTACATAGATCCCATCTGGCTTAACATCCAGCATATCGATCGTTTCATGAAGCAAAACCGTTACATGATGAAATTCTTTACTCATATCTTTACTATTTTACCACAAATGGGACCAAGATGCACTCCTGAAAGAAAATTCACTAACTAATCCTATCTGACCTTTTCGGATCCTACAAAATACCTAGAAAGGCTTGATTTCACTTGTTTCCTCTAGGATTTATGATACAATATTCTTATGAAAATAAGAAAACAGATTCTCATCCCACTTTTATTGGTCGATGCTATCACTCTCTATTTTTTTCTAACCACTATTGAGGCTTGGATTTTTTGGCTTGCTGCTCTGATCCTAGTTGGCTCACTTTGGTGGTTCAAAAAAGCCATTCAAGGACAAAAAACAGAGATGGAAGAAAAATAATTTCTTCTACCTCTGTTTTTCTTTTATTCACTCCAAGAAACTCCTTAAAAAAAGCAAACTAGCTCTGAAATAATAAAAACTCACCGTTTGGTGAGTTTTGTTGTTTATTTATTATGTTTCCAATTGCTGTAAATCCCAAAAAGAATGATCCAGATGGTTGCTCCAATCGCTCCAATGTATGTTGATTCTTGCAAGAAGAGACAAACGAATACAAAGAGGAAGAAAACAATGGTCAATGGATTCAACACTTTATAGGCTGGCATGACAAAACCATCTGGCATAAATTCTTTCGATTTACGGTACTTAAGATGGGC
The DNA window shown above is from Streptococcus sp. S1 and carries:
- the rsmH gene encoding 16S rRNA (cytosine(1402)-N(4))-methyltransferase RsmH, yielding MSKEFHHVTVLLHETIDMLDVKPDGIYVDATLGGAGHSEYLLTKLNESGHLYAFDQDQHAIENAKIRLAPFIEKGMVTFIKDNFRHLKERLNDLGVTEIDGICYDLGVSSPQLDERERGFSYKKDAPLDMRMNQEASLTAYEVVNSYDYHDLVRIFFKYGEDNFSKQIARKIEQARAIKPIETTTELAEIIKSAKPAKELKKKGHPAKQIFQAIRIEVNDELGAADESIQQAMDLLAIDGRISVITFHSLEDRLTKQLFKEASTVEVPKGLPFIPDDLKPKMELVNRKPILPSEEELEENNRSHSAKLRVARKIHK